From the genome of Marixanthomonas ophiurae, one region includes:
- a CDS encoding DUF983 domain-containing protein, protein MYKTKNPYIFSETLNMHDNCPHCKTKFKIEPSFFYGAMYVSYAVGVAFAVAAFIISYFFIGLGRLNTFFVIAGTLFLFFPIILRLSRNIWINFFFKYNPEKTN, encoded by the coding sequence ATGTATAAAACCAAAAATCCGTATATTTTTTCTGAGACATTAAATATGCATGACAATTGCCCACATTGTAAAACGAAGTTTAAAATTGAACCTTCTTTTTTCTATGGAGCGATGTATGTTAGTTATGCCGTTGGAGTAGCCTTTGCTGTTGCAGCTTTTATTATTTCGTACTTTTTTATAGGGTTAGGTCGCTTAAATACCTTTTTTGTTATTGCCGGGACATTATTTCTTTTCTTCCCAATAATTTTACGCTTATCGAGAAATATCTGGATTAACTTTTTCTTTAAGTACAATCCGGAGAAAACAAATTAA